A region of Maribacter algicola DNA encodes the following proteins:
- a CDS encoding alpha-L-fucosidase codes for MKTMLKILAFVLLLFFTSLSFSQAILEDERYVPETDPLVLEKLDQWQDIKFGLLMHWGAYSQWGIVESWSICPEDYGWCERTKGSNPQNYFEYKKEYEGLKKTFNPVKFDPDKWANAAKAAGMRYVVFTTKHHDGFSMFDSKYTDYKVTDPECAFSDNPKANITKEIFDSFRAKDMWVGAYFSKPDWHHESYWDPYFPPQDRNVNYDPALYPEKWEKYVQFTHNQLLELLTDYGKVDIIWLDGGWVKKRDQQNLEENYAEKFAENTSGNGFIKHRMVSQDIRMDELVAKAREKQPGLIVVDRAVYGKNQNYLTPENRVPEKELPYPWESCIISGDGWSYTPDSNYMTGKEGVQMLVDIVAKGGNLLLNIAPSPEGEWDQGAYNLLQEYGKWMDINSEAIYNSRTLAPYKEDNICMTQQQDGTTYFLYLAKDGETEMPSSITIKSHRPANGSSVTLLGYGEALKWTPQDEGFVVNIPKSIRKNPPSDHAWTIKVSKLE; via the coding sequence ATGAAAACAATGCTAAAAATATTGGCCTTTGTATTACTTCTTTTTTTTACTTCCCTTTCCTTCTCCCAGGCCATCTTGGAAGATGAACGCTATGTGCCGGAAACGGACCCCTTGGTCCTGGAAAAATTGGATCAATGGCAGGATATTAAATTCGGATTACTAATGCATTGGGGGGCTTATAGCCAATGGGGCATCGTGGAATCATGGTCCATTTGTCCGGAGGATTACGGTTGGTGCGAACGGACCAAAGGAAGCAATCCCCAAAACTATTTTGAATATAAAAAAGAGTACGAGGGTCTAAAAAAGACTTTCAACCCTGTAAAATTTGACCCGGATAAATGGGCCAATGCCGCCAAGGCCGCAGGAATGCGCTACGTGGTTTTTACCACCAAACACCATGACGGATTCTCCATGTTCGACTCCAAATACACCGATTATAAGGTTACAGACCCGGAATGTGCCTTTAGTGATAACCCGAAGGCCAACATTACCAAGGAAATTTTCGATTCGTTCAGGGCCAAGGATATGTGGGTAGGTGCCTATTTTTCCAAACCGGATTGGCATCATGAAAGCTACTGGGATCCTTATTTTCCTCCTCAAGATAGGAACGTCAATTACGACCCGGCCCTATATCCTGAAAAATGGGAAAAATACGTACAATTCACACATAATCAATTATTGGAATTATTGACGGATTACGGCAAAGTGGATATTATTTGGCTCGATGGCGGATGGGTCAAAAAACGAGATCAACAGAACTTGGAGGAAAACTATGCGGAAAAGTTTGCCGAAAACACTTCGGGAAACGGTTTTATCAAACATAGAATGGTCTCTCAGGACATCCGTATGGACGAATTGGTTGCCAAAGCCCGTGAAAAACAACCCGGACTTATTGTCGTAGACCGTGCCGTTTATGGTAAAAACCAGAACTACCTTACCCCAGAAAACAGGGTACCGGAAAAGGAGCTTCCCTATCCGTGGGAATCCTGCATTATTTCAGGTGATGGCTGGTCCTACACACCGGATTCAAATTACATGACCGGCAAGGAAGGTGTACAGATGTTGGTGGATATCGTAGCGAAAGGGGGAAATCTGCTATTGAACATTGCCCCATCGCCTGAAGGGGAATGGGACCAAGGTGCTTATAATTTGCTACAGGAATATGGCAAATGGATGGATATTAACAGTGAAGCCATATACAATAGTCGAACCCTAGCTCCCTATAAAGAGGACAATATCTGTATGACGCAACAGCAAGATGGCACCACCTATTTTCTCTACTTGGCAAAGGACGGGGAAACGGAAATGCCCTCGAGCATCACCATAAAATCCCACCGACCTGCTAACGGGAGTTCGGTAACACTTTTGGGTTATGGTGAAGCTTTGAAGTGGACCCCGCAAGATGAAGGTTTTGTGGTAAACATTCCAAAATCGATCAGAAAGAATCCACCAAGTGATCATGCATGGACAATCAAGGTATCCAAATTGGAATAA
- a CDS encoding SRPBCC domain-containing protein, with amino-acid sequence MTLEKITIKVIVMANKQKVWDYYTLPEHIIKWNFADTSWHCPTATNDLNVGGRYLARMEAKDGSFGFDFDAVYTKIDKGQNFTYEFGGRYATVDFKETGGQTEVTITFDPETENSIELQRNGWQAILNNFKKYSETN; translated from the coding sequence ATGACACTAGAAAAGATAACCATTAAAGTAATTGTAATGGCTAACAAACAAAAAGTTTGGGACTACTACACGTTACCAGAACATATAATTAAATGGAACTTTGCGGACACAAGTTGGCATTGTCCCACTGCAACGAACGATTTGAATGTTGGTGGCCGATATTTGGCAAGAATGGAAGCTAAAGACGGAAGTTTTGGTTTTGACTTTGATGCTGTTTATACGAAAATCGACAAAGGACAGAATTTTACTTACGAGTTTGGAGGAAGATATGCAACAGTTGATTTTAAAGAAACTGGAGGACAAACGGAAGTAACTATAACATTTGACCCTGAAACTGAAAATTCAATTGAATTACAAAGAAATGGTTGGCAAGCAATTTTGAATAACTTCAAAAAATACTCTGAAACAAATTGA
- a CDS encoding VOC family protein, producing MKVKSIFVNLPIKDLKRTRDFWTKLGFSFNEQFSDDKALCLVLNEGLIYSMLITHELFSTFTNRPISNGITTQVLTAIEVESKEQVDKIVKLALENGATRYRESADHGWMYYDCFADLDGHQWEIMFSDPTQMQQ from the coding sequence ATGAAAGTAAAATCAATCTTTGTAAACCTACCGATTAAAGACCTTAAAAGGACAAGAGATTTTTGGACAAAACTTGGCTTTTCTTTTAACGAACAATTTTCTGATGACAAGGCATTGTGTTTAGTTTTAAATGAAGGATTGATATATTCCATGCTTATCACCCACGAATTGTTCAGCACGTTTACCAACAGACCAATTTCAAACGGAATAACTACACAGGTTCTAACCGCCATTGAAGTTGAAAGTAAAGAACAGGTAGATAAAATTGTAAAACTTGCACTTGAAAACGGTGCGACACGTTACCGAGAAAGTGCAGACCATGGCTGGATGTATTACGACTGTTTTGCTGATCTTGACGGACACCAATGGGAAATAATGTTTTCTGACCCAACTCAAATGCAACAATAA
- a CDS encoding transposase, whose translation MNKYKETYGVDISKDVFDVHGSNKGHDQYKNDEIGFKKFLKELPKGSLVVMEATGYYHYRLAQFLYKNGVLVSVVNPLSIKRFVQMKLAKVKTDKSDARAICEYALINEVPLYNALTDTQSECLQLFRLLDTYLKQRTATKNKIHGEAVLGIPSKFVYRSLIRNKKQLNKEVVAIESKILSLVKGDQQEQLTLLMSIPGIGQKTALFLIVATDGFSKFETASQLCSYVGITPTIRESGSSVRGRARISKVGNRKLRNLLFLCSFNACKHNKACREVYERIVNKGKSKKLALIAVANKLLKQSFAIAKSGRPYDETYVSILPR comes from the coding sequence ATGAATAAATATAAAGAAACTTATGGAGTCGACATCAGTAAGGATGTCTTTGATGTACATGGTAGTAACAAAGGTCACGACCAGTATAAGAACGATGAAATTGGATTTAAGAAATTCCTTAAGGAATTACCCAAAGGTTCATTGGTGGTTATGGAAGCTACCGGTTATTATCATTATAGACTTGCACAGTTTCTTTACAAAAACGGAGTATTGGTTTCTGTTGTAAACCCATTGTCGATAAAACGTTTCGTACAAATGAAACTGGCCAAGGTAAAGACTGACAAAAGCGATGCAAGGGCCATATGTGAATATGCCCTTATAAATGAAGTTCCGCTTTACAATGCTTTAACGGATACCCAGAGCGAATGTTTACAGTTGTTCCGGTTATTGGATACCTATTTAAAACAACGTACCGCGACCAAGAACAAGATACATGGGGAAGCTGTTTTGGGTATACCCTCAAAGTTTGTTTATCGTTCCTTGATACGCAACAAGAAACAGCTGAATAAAGAGGTAGTTGCTATCGAATCAAAGATCCTGTCGTTGGTAAAGGGAGACCAACAAGAACAATTGACCTTGTTGATGTCAATACCTGGGATAGGTCAAAAGACTGCGTTATTTTTAATAGTGGCAACTGATGGTTTCAGCAAGTTCGAAACGGCATCACAGCTATGTAGTTATGTTGGTATAACCCCAACGATACGTGAGTCGGGAAGCAGTGTAAGAGGTCGTGCACGAATAAGCAAGGTCGGCAATAGAAAGCTTCGTAATCTATTGTTTCTATGTTCTTTCAATGCCTGTAAACATAACAAGGCATGCAGAGAGGTATATGAGCGAATCGTAAATAAGGGCAAGAGTAAGAAACTAGCATTGATAGCAGTTGCAAACAAACTATTAAAGCAGTCTTTTGCTATTGCAAAATCTGGTAGACCATATGATGAAACTTACGTTTCCATACTGCCAAGATAA
- a CDS encoding DUF3667 domain-containing protein yields MQCLNCNNSVKENFCPNCGQKTSTHRFSFSYIFDNGVLNGIFNVNKSFFFTIKELFIRPGHSIREYIQGKRIRHINAFSLLILLIAIEFLLDFGNVNSNEALPEMFKSSGDSLDQILETYPQLTYLIVICATTISSYLFFRRSKLNFAEHLVMNIYSWSGLIVLGLPLTLSFAFIDDKSLIRPLINIYAIIGFGYAFWFFYQFFSGYNYKKIYLVLRVLLVLIISHILRFITLAAMLEINKLTN; encoded by the coding sequence ATGCAATGTTTAAATTGTAATAACTCGGTTAAGGAAAATTTCTGCCCAAATTGCGGACAAAAAACATCAACACATAGATTTTCGTTTAGTTATATTTTTGATAATGGAGTTTTAAATGGAATTTTTAACGTTAACAAAAGTTTTTTCTTCACTATAAAAGAGCTTTTTATACGACCTGGGCATAGCATCAGAGAATATATTCAAGGAAAAAGAATACGACATATTAATGCTTTTAGTCTATTAATATTACTAATCGCAATTGAATTTTTGCTCGATTTTGGCAATGTAAATAGTAATGAAGCATTACCAGAAATGTTTAAAAGTTCTGGTGATTCACTGGATCAAATTTTGGAAACTTATCCACAACTCACCTATTTAATTGTTATTTGTGCCACAACTATTTCCAGTTATCTGTTTTTTAGAAGAAGCAAACTGAATTTTGCTGAACATTTAGTAATGAATATCTATTCTTGGTCTGGTTTAATTGTACTAGGATTACCTCTTACACTATCATTTGCTTTCATTGATGATAAATCGCTGATAAGACCACTAATTAATATATATGCAATAATTGGTTTTGGTTATGCTTTTTGGTTTTTTTATCAATTTTTTTCAGGATACAACTACAAAAAAATATATTTAGTTTTAAGAGTGTTATTGGTACTTATTATATCGCATATTTTGAGATTTATTACACTTGCTGCTATGCTTGAAATTAATAAGCTTACGAATTAA
- a CDS encoding family 16 glycoside hydrolase, whose product MKYSLFTTIVFLLVIINVSAQTIEWEGREFEITDVKASIVELNRENVLKVERDLKALPFELENLSNTVDEPTYVKVKNLDIQNGVFEVKMLSRIQTPSPFKGSHGFIGVAFRANEDNSAYESIYLRPNVGRSDNQFARNHTVQYYAYPDYKFDRLRAESKGEFETYADIGLDEWITFRVEFKGKEAKLYLNDQEYASFIVNEMKGKTQSGSIALWVDIGTEGYFKDFKILKSE is encoded by the coding sequence ATGAAATATTCATTATTTACAACAATAGTGTTTCTCCTAGTTATTATAAATGTCTCTGCACAAACCATAGAATGGGAAGGCAGGGAATTTGAAATTACGGATGTAAAAGCATCAATAGTGGAATTGAACAGAGAGAATGTTTTGAAAGTTGAACGGGACTTGAAAGCCCTGCCATTTGAGTTAGAAAACTTATCGAATACGGTGGACGAGCCGACTTATGTCAAAGTGAAAAATCTGGATATCCAAAACGGTGTCTTTGAAGTAAAAATGTTGAGTAGAATTCAAACTCCATCCCCATTCAAAGGGTCCCACGGATTTATTGGCGTAGCGTTTAGGGCAAATGAAGACAATTCCGCATACGAATCGATATACCTAAGACCTAATGTGGGTAGGTCGGATAATCAATTTGCGAGAAATCATACCGTACAATATTATGCGTATCCAGACTATAAGTTCGACCGATTACGGGCTGAATCAAAAGGCGAGTTTGAAACTTATGCAGATATCGGACTTGATGAATGGATTACATTTAGAGTAGAATTCAAAGGAAAAGAGGCGAAACTCTACCTGAACGACCAAGAATACGCATCATTCATCGTGAACGAAATGAAGGGAAAGACTCAATCAGGAAGTATAGCACTTTGGGTTGATATCGGAACCGAAGGTTATTTTAAGGATTTTAAAATACTGAAATCTGAATAA
- a CDS encoding Crp/Fnr family transcriptional regulator — protein MSQLFIKKFREKVTLDLEEEKILLNHLSLKKLKKGEHFLYAGEITDHITFIEKGVLRAYVLNSKGDENVVLFGLEGWTMGDLNSFIKQEPATYNIDALEDTELVLISKGSHDRLLDIMPKYESYIRILMTNAYMAIQKRTANIISLSLDKRYQIFVETYPDIIQRVPQYMIASYMGITPETLSRIRAKK, from the coding sequence ATGTCACAACTATTTATAAAAAAGTTTAGAGAGAAAGTGACACTAGATTTGGAAGAAGAGAAAATATTACTCAACCATTTATCCTTAAAAAAGCTAAAAAAAGGGGAGCACTTTCTTTACGCCGGAGAAATTACGGACCACATAACTTTCATAGAAAAAGGTGTATTAAGGGCTTATGTGCTAAATTCAAAAGGAGATGAAAATGTAGTCCTTTTTGGGCTTGAGGGTTGGACAATGGGAGATTTGAACAGCTTTATCAAACAAGAACCTGCAACTTACAACATTGATGCTTTGGAAGATACGGAGCTTGTCTTGATTAGCAAGGGGTCACACGATAGACTTTTGGACATAATGCCAAAATATGAAAGCTATATACGCATCTTGATGACCAATGCATACATGGCAATTCAAAAGAGAACGGCCAATATCATAAGTTTATCCCTAGACAAACGTTATCAAATTTTCGTAGAAACATATCCCGACATTATACAAAGAGTACCTCAGTATATGATTGCTTCGTATATGGGAATAACACCTGAAACCCTTAGCAGGATAAGGGCAAAAAAATAA
- a CDS encoding MBL fold metallo-hydrolase — MKYLVITHEHADHYGGANYIESVYHSKILMSEVAWNGIHDPNTTVLVDPFGNKSSDLALPKSYQKVDDKEVISLGETKLEILLTPGHTEGTISLIFNTTDNNTDRVVSIWGGTGLPNTLEGNKKYLQSLNYFERYTVENNVNALVSNHPFVNDLLNDMKKLRSRKPTEKNPLILTKEEFKINIDTTLRKSVIEKINNLQKPNN; from the coding sequence ATTAAGTACCTAGTTATCACTCATGAACATGCTGACCATTATGGTGGTGCTAATTATATTGAGAGCGTTTATCATTCAAAAATACTAATGAGCGAAGTTGCTTGGAATGGTATTCACGACCCTAATACGACCGTTTTAGTAGATCCTTTTGGAAATAAATCAAGTGATTTAGCATTACCGAAATCATATCAAAAAGTAGATGATAAAGAAGTTATATCTCTTGGAGAAACTAAGCTAGAAATTTTATTGACACCAGGTCATACTGAAGGAACGATTTCTCTAATATTCAATACAACCGACAATAATACTGATCGGGTTGTTTCCATTTGGGGGGGAACTGGTTTACCTAATACCTTAGAAGGAAATAAAAAATATCTGCAATCTTTAAATTATTTTGAGCGGTATACAGTTGAAAACAATGTGAATGCTCTAGTTTCAAACCATCCCTTTGTTAATGATTTATTGAATGATATGAAAAAACTAAGATCAAGAAAACCAACAGAAAAAAACCCTCTAATTTTAACAAAAGAAGAGTTCAAAATAAATATAGACACAACTTTAAGAAAAAGTGTAATTGAAAAAATAAACAATCTTCAAAAACCAAATAACTGA
- a CDS encoding MBL fold metallo-hydrolase, translating into MKNIILLVFTLLILGCNSNYKKEGTITTSYEKSDLPTSPLFNTEIVEPTKLFDNIYFVGYEGVGAFVINTTRGIILIDAMWTNDDAKNVIIPSIKNLD; encoded by the coding sequence ATGAAAAACATAATTTTGCTGGTCTTCACCCTACTTATATTGGGATGTAATTCTAATTATAAGAAAGAAGGAACTATTACAACTTCGTACGAAAAAAGTGATTTACCTACTTCACCATTATTCAATACAGAAATTGTTGAACCAACAAAATTGTTTGATAATATTTACTTTGTTGGTTACGAAGGTGTGGGAGCATTTGTTATAAATACTACACGAGGAATTATCTTAATTGACGCTATGTGGACTAACGATGATGCAAAGAATGTCATCATTCCAAGCATAAAAAACTTGGATTAG
- the ygiD gene encoding 4,5-DOPA-extradiol-dioxygenase translates to MKLNDLTKISEAFSLTEKMPVLFLGHGSPMNAIEENEFVKGFREIAKTIPTPNAILCVSAHWFTNGTKVTAMEMPKTIHDFGGFPQALFDVQYPVMGSPALARETKSLLSPTVVELDDKWGLDHGAWSVIKHLYPKANIPVIQLSIDYTKPAQYHYGLAKKLTNLRNRGILIIGSGNIIHNLRMIDFANVHKDDYGYDWAIEARAKINNYLTDGNYQPLIDYHKQSIAFQLAIPTPDHYLPLIYSLGLQEKGETINLFNDKLLAGSLSMTSLKIS, encoded by the coding sequence ATGAAACTAAATGATTTAACTAAAATATCAGAAGCTTTTTCACTAACTGAGAAAATGCCTGTTCTATTTTTAGGGCATGGCAGCCCTATGAATGCCATTGAAGAAAACGAATTTGTTAAAGGCTTTAGAGAAATCGCCAAAACAATTCCAACCCCAAACGCCATACTCTGTGTATCGGCCCATTGGTTTACAAATGGTACTAAGGTTACCGCTATGGAAATGCCTAAAACAATTCATGATTTTGGTGGCTTTCCACAGGCTTTATTTGATGTGCAATATCCTGTTATGGGAAGCCCAGCTCTTGCTCGGGAAACCAAATCACTTTTATCACCCACCGTGGTAGAATTAGATGATAAATGGGGTCTGGACCATGGTGCATGGAGTGTTATAAAACATCTTTACCCTAAAGCTAACATTCCCGTAATTCAGTTAAGTATCGATTATACAAAACCTGCACAATACCATTATGGGTTAGCTAAAAAACTAACAAACCTGCGCAACAGGGGAATTTTAATTATTGGTAGTGGTAATATCATTCACAACTTAAGAATGATTGATTTTGCAAATGTGCATAAAGATGATTATGGCTATGATTGGGCCATAGAAGCAAGAGCAAAAATCAACAATTATTTAACAGATGGTAATTACCAACCACTGATTGATTACCACAAACAATCAATAGCATTCCAATTGGCAATTCCTACGCCAGATCATTATTTACCTTTGATATACAGCCTTGGACTTCAGGAAAAAGGAGAGACTATTAACCTATTTAATGACAAACTTTTAGCTGGAAGTTTGAGTATGACCAGTTTAAAAATTTCATAA
- a CDS encoding SDR family oxidoreductase produces MSIEKIAILGASGMVAQETIKAFDSAGFQLKLFSRSIKAANYPNHETVKGDVFNDSDLALAIKDCDAIHITLGQLDEFGAVQKIVRAAKKQDIKCISYVSGATVCKENTEMPFIKAKYESEQFIKTSGIPYMIFRPTWFMESLALMIQDGKANVMGKQPIKLRWIASKDFGKLLVNAYQKPECRNQEFNTYGPEALTINEALGQYIKVKHPNIKKVANAPFWLLKIIAFISGNKQLKEFIPMFEYFEKTKEAGNPENSDRLLGKSKTTLQQWLSE; encoded by the coding sequence ATGTCAATAGAAAAAATTGCCATATTGGGCGCAAGTGGTATGGTGGCACAAGAGACCATAAAGGCATTTGATAGTGCGGGTTTTCAACTTAAGCTCTTCTCTCGAAGCATAAAAGCAGCTAACTATCCAAATCATGAAACGGTAAAAGGCGATGTGTTTAATGATAGCGACTTGGCATTGGCGATTAAAGACTGTGATGCCATACATATTACCTTGGGGCAATTAGACGAGTTTGGTGCCGTGCAGAAAATTGTTAGAGCTGCAAAAAAGCAAGATATAAAATGTATTAGCTATGTGAGTGGTGCTACAGTATGTAAGGAAAATACTGAAATGCCGTTCATAAAAGCTAAATACGAATCAGAGCAATTTATAAAAACGAGTGGTATTCCGTACATGATTTTTAGACCAACTTGGTTTATGGAATCTTTGGCTTTAATGATACAAGATGGTAAAGCCAACGTTATGGGAAAACAACCGATTAAACTACGATGGATTGCTTCTAAAGATTTTGGTAAACTATTGGTAAATGCCTATCAAAAACCAGAATGTAGAAATCAAGAATTCAATACCTATGGTCCAGAAGCACTGACCATTAACGAAGCATTGGGGCAATATATTAAGGTGAAACATCCAAACATTAAAAAGGTTGCCAATGCACCATTTTGGTTACTCAAAATAATAGCGTTTATATCTGGCAATAAACAATTAAAAGAGTTTATTCCCATGTTTGAGTATTTTGAGAAAACAAAAGAAGCAGGAAACCCAGAAAATTCTGACCGTTTACTCGGAAAATCAAAAACCACTTTGCAGCAATGGCTATCTGAATAA
- a CDS encoding DoxX family protein, producing the protein MTATVKSKGLNIALWVAQVLISLTLIWAGYAKLFQPIEETAQMLPWALDNPGLLKITGIVDLLGGIGIVLPAAFRLQPKLTVLAAYGTMALMIAAMVFHISRGEVSLIGMNIFFFILAAFVAWGRSKKAPITGK; encoded by the coding sequence ATGACAGCGACAGTAAAATCAAAAGGACTTAACATTGCTTTATGGGTAGCACAGGTACTAATTTCATTAACCTTAATTTGGGCAGGTTACGCCAAATTGTTCCAACCCATTGAAGAAACCGCGCAGATGTTGCCTTGGGCACTTGATAACCCAGGGTTGTTAAAAATTACAGGAATAGTTGATTTACTTGGTGGTATAGGTATAGTTTTACCGGCAGCTTTTAGATTACAACCAAAATTAACGGTACTTGCAGCTTATGGAACCATGGCATTAATGATTGCTGCTATGGTATTTCATATTTCAAGAGGCGAAGTATCACTTATTGGTATGAATATTTTCTTTTTCATCCTCGCAGCTTTCGTTGCATGGGGGCGCTCAAAAAAAGCACCAATAACTGGCAAGTAA
- a CDS encoding Crp/Fnr family transcriptional regulator encodes MKLFNDLQTQKVSKGTILLYKGDICKSVYRVVKGCLKSYVVDKSGKEHILHFAAEDWLITDMDSFINSKPSNIFINAIEDSEVSLITTSDYNNISQLSHDDLLEQNNKLINNLISTNKRLMNLLSATAEERYRDFIETYPTLVQRLPLKLIASYLGMTPEYLSDVRRKLVQK; translated from the coding sequence ATGAAACTTTTCAACGATTTGCAAACCCAAAAGGTCTCCAAAGGAACGATTCTTTTATACAAAGGAGATATTTGTAAATCCGTTTATAGAGTGGTTAAAGGATGCTTAAAGAGTTATGTAGTTGACAAGTCAGGCAAAGAACATATTTTACATTTTGCCGCTGAAGATTGGCTTATTACAGATATGGACAGTTTTATCAATAGCAAACCTTCCAATATTTTTATTAATGCAATTGAAGATAGCGAAGTATCACTGATTACTACTTCAGATTACAATAATATAAGTCAGTTAAGTCATGATGATTTGCTTGAGCAAAACAATAAATTAATAAACAATTTAATTTCTACTAATAAGCGTTTAATGAATCTTTTGAGTGCAACTGCTGAAGAACGCTATAGGGATTTCATAGAAACCTATCCAACTTTAGTACAAAGACTACCACTAAAACTAATCGCTTCCTATTTGGGCATGACACCAGAATATCTAAGTGATGTTAGAAGAAAATTAGTTCAGAAGTAA
- a CDS encoding DUF1572 domain-containing protein has product MKLNEYLSNRLKEILLEGKWVLGTNFKEQIVSLNWKQATQKVENYNTIADLTFHIDYYLDGIIKVLKGGTLDIRDKFSFDSPPIKSEQDWKNLVNKFCFDSEEFIELVSKMSDEEIMSDFVDKQYGTYYRNIDAMIEHTYYHLGQILLLKKRIK; this is encoded by the coding sequence ATGAAACTTAACGAATATTTGTCCAATCGTTTAAAAGAGATTTTATTGGAAGGAAAATGGGTTTTAGGAACAAATTTCAAAGAACAGATAGTTAGTCTTAACTGGAAACAAGCAACACAAAAAGTTGAAAATTACAATACTATTGCTGATTTGACCTTCCACATTGATTATTACTTGGATGGAATAATTAAAGTCCTTAAAGGAGGAACCCTTGACATACGAGATAAATTTAGTTTTGATTCTCCTCCAATAAAATCAGAACAAGATTGGAAGAATCTAGTAAATAAATTTTGCTTTGATTCTGAAGAATTTATTGAACTGGTAAGTAAGATGTCAGACGAAGAAATAATGTCGGATTTTGTGGATAAACAATATGGAACATATTACAGGAATATAGATGCGATGATTGAACATACATACTATCATCTTGGACAAATATTGCTCCTTAAAAAACGAATCAAATAA